From the genome of Aspergillus fumigatus Af293 chromosome 1, whole genome shotgun sequence, one region includes:
- a CDS encoding phf1/phf2 family PHD finger domain-containing protein has protein sequence MSRQNGATSSLASTLETTHGTPRTISSPHPSVSTVEGNTANSTPPSSIDLSSKTSCSTGTVRGKVQIPKLSAATTELLSRIAGNIRGDQQKNDNFTTRWSTSIFDPSLNSLNFQKFNTMKASSTIIELPTAPFAYTNNTLAPTAVSNQAPITSGDGSSRPKKPVTIAPKPSVTVSAGPSATLAPSQIQQTLPSQPTALIPNPPLAPLAPSQIQTTFQPQPRGLKPKAPLVSLAPKPAKVPDGNPQKATPGQRSRKNASNGSRKSRKRRRGGDSDGEDIIRAGDSSSDESDVAPTATQTKSGRQVNRPSLYVPPASSPAITKANGTSSHGSETIGARRHKRVFRKTKEAYVNCMHCQRGHSPQSNAIVFCDGCNRAWHQLCHDPPIDSDVVNVVEKEWHCRECKPVQISIVQPTVVRSNPDLQAQALRHPLQHHVPSPKTEVGGERFSAEERRGYLSSLSHASLVELLVTISDRNPSLSMFPSNLKELQLSKFLFTSNTSAGPVSAATSTETITTTETPVSHSGKDTTSEKPSTENTEEPLPSASSSRKRHWYESDEESEYEEFQEHRLYPRAGNGFRLSLNADDVDIMREDPDCPTFSYALHGPAKARAEANETAPVWGAA, from the coding sequence ATGTCACGGCAAAATGGGGCTACTTCTTCCCTGGCATCTACTTTAGAGACCACCCATGGAACACCGAGGACCATCTCGAGCCCCCATCCATCAGTTTCGACAGTTGAAGGAAACACAGCCAATAGCACTCCTCCTTCCTCGATCGATTTATCATCGAAAACGAGCTGTTCAACAGGTACGGTTCGGGGGAAAGTGCAAATACCGAAACTTTCGGCAGCCACTACAGAGCTCCTTTCACGGATCGCTGGTAACATAAGAGGAGATCAGCAGAAGAATGATAACTTCACTACCCGTTGGAGCACTTCAATCTTTGATCCAAGCTTGAATAGTTTGAATTTTCAAAAGTTCAACACGATGAAGGCCTCTTCCACAATCATAGAGCTGCCCACGGCGCCGTTCGCTTATACGAACAATACACTGGCACCTACAGCAGTTTCCAACCAAGCCCCTATAACGTCTGGGGACGGCTCCTCGAGACCCAAGAAGCCCGTTACCATTGCTCCCAAACCAAGTGTAACAGTATCAGCTGGTCCATCGGCGACATTGGCGCCATCTCAGATACAACAAACATTGCCATCACAACCTACGGCTCTGATCCCAAATCCTCCTCTGGCACCGCTGGCGCCGTCTCAAATACAAACAACATTCCAACCACAGCCTAGGGGTCTTAAACCTAAGGCTCCTCTGGTCTCATTGGCCCCGAAGCCTGCAAAAGTCCCAGACGGCAACCCACAAAAAGCAACCCCCGGACAACGCTCACGCAAAAATGCTTCAAATGGGTCCAGAAAATCGAGAAAACGGAGACGCGGCGGTGATAGTGACGGCGAAGACATTATAAGGGCTGGTGACTCCAGTTCGGATGAATCCGACGTCGCCCCTACCGCCACTCAAACAAAGTCCGGCAGACAAGTGAACCGACCGTCATTATATGTACCTCCAGCTTCATCTCCAGCCATTACCAAGGCGAACGGCACTTCCTCCCATGGCTCAGAGACTATAGGTGCGCGAAGACACAAGCGCGTGTTTCGCAAGACGAAGGAGGCGTATGTCAACTGTATGCATTGCCAAAGAGGTCATAGCCCGCAGAGCAATGCTATTGTATTCTGCGACGGGTGTAATCGAGCATGGCATCAACTCTGTCATGACCCTCCGATCGACTCTGATGTTGTGAACGTGGTGGAGAAGGAATGGCACTGCCGGGAATGCAAGCCTGTGCAAATCTCCATCGTCCAGCCAACAGTTGTCAGGAGCAACCCTGATTTACAAGCTCAAGCATTGCGTCATCCACTACAACACCATGTGCCTTCTCCCAAGACCGAAGTAGGAGGCGAGCGCTTTTCTGCGGAGGAGCGGCGGGGTTATTTGTCGAGCCTCTCTCACGCAAGTCTCgtcgagcttcttgtcaCTATATCGGACCGGAATCCCTCCTTGTCGATGTTTCCAAGCAATTTAAAGGAACTGCAGTTGTCGAAATTTCTATTCACCTCAAATACATCAGCTGGTCCAGTCTCGGCAGCAACTTCCACTGAGACAATTACAACAACCGAAACACCGGTCTCTCACTCGGGGAAAGACACGACTTCTGAGAAGCCGAGCACTGAGAATACTGAGGAACCATTGCCatcagcttcttcttcacggAAGAGACACTGGTACGAGTCAGATGAAGAGTCAGAATACGAGGAGTTTCAAGAGCATCGACTGTACCCACGCGCTGGAAATGGGTTTCGTCTCTCGCTCAACGCCGACGATGTTGACATCATGCGTGAAGACCCAGATTGTCCCACTTTTAGCTATGCATTGCATGGGCCGGCCAAAGCTCGCGCCGAGGCCAATGAAACTGCACCTGTATGGGGGGCTGCGTGA
- a CDS encoding putative zinc metallopeptidase, with product MSTAHEYAHLLPAEGSFQEALSFTAQAKKQFSQADLMKRGEWLLAESVSAGVTAMRAFVEVDHTVKLTCLETGLKLKDEWKECCNVQIVCFAQDPIFSGEYGDENRDLIEKALERYPQIDVIGTTPYVESSTDAARRNIGWAIETAVKLDKHADFHLDYSLDSSKEALVWYVLQALQRNNWTSQSSSRRVMFGHCTRLTSFTDKEWSDLAKEIRDNDLPVSFVGLPTSDMYMASPYPAANAPHNRPRGTLHVLKMISEHGLDAIIGVNNVGNAFTPWGSADPLSLACLGVGIYQAGTQKDAELLYECVSTRARAAIGLLGSQGGSSLMLKEGDQPDLVVLHNVDDTGCNVLRPRNSVADVVWDPPARVSRHIISNGRLKLPPHPMYPGTARYAFKDSDA from the coding sequence ATGTCCACAGCACACGAATACGcacatcttcttccagcggAAGGCTCCTTCCAGGAAGCGCTATCCTTCACTGCCCAGGCCAAGAAACAGTTCAGCCAGGCCGATCTCATGAAAAGAGGCGAATGGCTTCTTGCAGAGTCGGTTTCTGCTGGCGTCACAGCAATGAGGGCGTTCGTGGAGGTTGATCACACTGTCAAACTGACGTGCCTTGAGACTGGTCTCAAACTCAAAGACGAATGGAAAGAGTGCTGCAACGTTCAGATCGTCTGCTTCGCTCAGGATCCCATCTTTTCCGGTGAGTATGGCGATGAAAATCGCGACTTGATCGAGAAGGCCCTCGAGCGCTATCCACAGATTGATGTCATCGGCACGACACCCTACGTTGAATCGAGTACGGACGCTGCGAGACGAAACATTGGCTGGGCGATCGAAACCGCTGTCAAACTGGACAAGCATGCCGATTTCCATCTAGACTACAGCCTAGATAGCAGCAAGGAAGCTCTAGTGTGGTATGTTCTGCAAGCACTTCAGCGCAATAACTGGACAAGCCAGTCAAGTAGCAGACGGGTCATGTTCGGGCATTGCACCCGCCTGACTTCCTTCACTGATAAAGAATGGTCGGATTTGGCCAAAGAAATTCGTGACAATGACCTTCCCGTGAGCTTCGTCGGCCTACCAACCAGCGACATGTACATGGCCTCGCCGTATCCCGCAGCCAACGCTCCTCACAATCGGCCAAGAGGCACCCTGCATGTCCTTAAGATGATAAGCGAGCATGGTCTAGATGCTATTATCGGAGTCAATAATGTCGGAAACGCGTTCACACCCTGGGGCTCTGCAGACCCCCTGTCCCTTGCTTGTCTAGGCGTGGGAATCTACCAGGCCGGAACGCAGAAAGATGCAGAATTGCTGTACGAATGTGTATCCACGCGTGCGCGTGCTGCAATCGGATTACTGGGCAGCCAAGGCGGATCAAGTTTGATGCTCAAGGAAGGAGATCAACCTGATCTAGTCGTGCTTCACAATGTGGATGACACAGGATGCAACGTTTTAAGGCCAAGAAATAGTGTAGCAGATGTTGTGTGGGATCCGCCGGCAAGGGTGAGCAGGCATATCATCTCCAATGGCCGTCTGAAACTGCCACCGCATCCTATGTATCCGGGGACAGCACGGTATGCTTTCAAGGATAGCGACGCCTGA
- a CDS encoding SDR family oxidoreductase — MNAIYWTESMATPFRDMTANYDGARRLQEKSHVPGVLPLDTEFGSATILTKRDTGVEDIINDNVRKVADLGPSHIMSTTSPSPISQSPDKGWLEHLTFDLFLKVLNRTLFHPFLAWVGVLSLRAQATPYTHISFMIATGYAAFLTVLALARAMNQRLAHGLPRPVDLSEEVVVVTGGASGLGLLIARIYGLRGVSVAVLDIKAESDIEGWEEVTGVDYYQCDITDREAVERMARRIKEELGTPTVLINCAAAGINSQPVLTLPAEAFEKTIRTNLLAVFHTCQVFLPGMLSAENGGTIVNISSVLGHLSAAGLSDYSASKAGLSALHRTLEAELRVSRYDGIVKMLLVETGQISTPLFKSIKTPNKFFAPVLEPVHVAQKIITAIDEGRGGLIRLPAFAVLIDWYAVLPASIQRIARYFSGIDRAALQGSSAADRSKHGVLSSQISPDELKVKEGE, encoded by the exons ATGAATGCTATCTAC TGGACTGAATCAATGGCCACGCCATTTCGTGACATGACTGCCAACTACGACGGAGCACGCCGCTTACAAGAGAAATCACATGTCCCAGGAGTTCTACCCCTCGACACTGAATTTGGTAGTGCTACAATTCTCACAAAACGTGATACTGGTGTCGAAGATATAATCAATGATAATGTGAGAAAGGTAGCCGACCTAGGTCCATCACACATAATGTCCACCACATCACCCTCGCCCATCTCTCAGTCACCTGATAAAGGATGGCTTGAACACCTCACATTCGACCTTTTTCTGAAGGTTCTTAATCGCACACTTTTCCACCCGTTCCTCGCCTGGGTCGGGGTGCTCAGCCTCCGAGCCCAGGCCACCCCTTACACCCATATCTCGTTCATGATCGCGACGGGCTATGCTGCCTTCCTCACGGTCTTGGCTCTTGCCCGTGCGATGAACCAGAGACTGGCGCATGGGCTTCCCCGACCTGTTGACTTAAGCGAAgaggttgttgttgtcaCTGGTGGTGCGAGTGGCCTTGGCTTACTGATTGCCCGGATATATGGACTACGTGGAGTTAGTGTGGCCGTCTTGGACATCAAGGCTGAGAGCGATATCGAGGGCTGGGAAGAAGTGACGGGAGTGGACTACTATCAGTGTGATATTACTGATCGAGAAGCGGTGGAGCGGATGGCAAGGAGAATTAAGGAAGAG TTGGGTACACCGACTGTGCTGATCAACTGCGCGGCCGCAGGAATTAACAGTCAACCGGTCCTGACTCTACCTGCAGAGGCATTCGAGAAAACAATTCGAACCAATCTCCTCGCAGTCTTCCACACTTGCCAAGTATTTCTTCCCGGAATGTTATCCGCCGAGAATGGTGGTACCATCGTCAATATCAGCTCCGTCCTGGGCCACCTGTCGGCCGCCGGCTTGTCTGACTACTCTGCGAGCAAGGCAGGTCTTAGCGCCCTTCATCGAACGTTGGAAGCTGAGCTTCGTGTGTCGAGATATGACGGGATAGTGAAAATGCTGCTCGTGGAGACAGGGCAGATATCGACGCCTCTGTTCAAATCAATCAAGACTCCAAACAAATTCTTTGCGCCAGTCCTCGAACCAGTCCATGTCGCTCAGAAAATCATTACCGCAATAGACGAAGGACGGGGTGGCCTAATCAGGTTGCCGGCGTTCGCCGTTCTCATCGACTGGTATGCCGTACTACCTGCCAGCATACAGCGAATTGCCCGTTACTTTAGCGGTATCGACCGTGCTGCTTTACAAGGGTCATCGGCAGCAGATAGGTCAAAACACGGTGTGTTGTCGAGCCAGATATCGCCAGATGAACTGAAAGTCAAGGAGGGCGAATGA
- a CDS encoding rRNA-processing protein SOF1 yields the protein MKIKAISRSTASQQAPGSAVVRQPRNLDPAQHPFERAREYTRALNAVKLERLFAAPFVGQMGDGHVDGVYTMAKDPGSLQRFASGSGDGVVKVWDLTTQGEVWNTQAHENIVKGLCWTPERKLLSCASDKTIKLWDPYNSSPEAPPLGSYLGQSAFTGVSHHRNLPYFAASSSQISIYDLSRPSSTPSQVLHWPTSVDTITSLAFNQTETSIIGSTAIDRSIIMYDLRTSLPVHKLILRLASNAISWNPMEAFNFAVANEDHNAYIFDMRKMDRALNVLKDHVAAVMDVEFSPTGEELVTASYDKTVRLWSRAHGHSRDIYHTKRMQRYVFRKHLFYFASMLICLYSVFSAKFTPDNKYILSGSDDGNIRLWRANASDRSGIKSARQRQKLEYDQALITRYSHMPEIRRIKRQRHVPRTVKKAAEIKREELAAIKRREENVRKHAKKGALPPRRSEREKMILTHEQ from the exons ATG AAAATCAAGGCAATTTCTCGTTCCACGGCGTCCCAGCAGGCGCCAGGCTCCGCCGTCGTTCGACAGCCCCGAAATCTGGATCCAGCCCAGCATCCATTTGAACGAGCTCGTGAATACACCCGTGCATTGAATGCTGTTAAACTAGAGAGATTGTTTGCCGCGCCTTTTGTGGGCCAGATGGGCGATGGTCATGTGGATGGTGTTTATACAATGGCCAAAGATCCGGGATCGTTACAGCGGTTTGCAAGTGGcagtggtgatggtgtcgtGAAGGTCTGGGATTTGACAACTCAAGGTGAAGTGTGGAACACTCAGGCACATGAAAACATTGTCAAGGGATTGTGCTGGACTCCCGAACGGAAATTGCTCTCGTGCGCAAGCGACAAGACCATCAAACTGTGGGACCCATACAACTCCTCACCTGAGGCGCCACCATTGGGATCGTATCTTGGCCAAAGCGCTTTTACTGGGGTCTCGCATCACCGAAATCTGCCCTACTTCGCAGCGTCGTCTTCTCAAATATCTATCTACGATTTGTCGCGGCCGTCCTCGACACCATCCCAGGTCCTTCATTGGCCCACTAGCGTGGATACTATCACCTCGCTTGCCTTCAATCAGACAGAAACATCTATCATTGGATCAACAGCCATTGATCGATCCATTATCATGTATGATCTTCGTACTTCATTGCCTGTTCACAAACTTATCCTACGTTTGGCATCGAACGCGATCTCCTGGAACCCGATGGAGGCATTCAACTTTGCGGTGGCCAACGAAGATCATAATGCTTATATTTTCGATATGAGGAAAATGGACCGTGCACTGAATGTGCTGAAGGATCACGTGGCTGCGGTCATGGATGTCGAGTTCAGCCCGACTGGCGAGGAACTTGTGACGGCTTCTTACGATAAAACGGTCCGCTTGTGGAGCCGAGCTCATGGGCATTCTCGCGACATTTACCATACCAAGAGAATGCAACGGTATGTATTTCGCAAGCATCTGTTCTATTTCGCTTCCATGCTCATTTGTTTGTACAGTGTCTTCTCCGCCAAGTTTACGCCCGACAACAAGTACATCCTTTCGGGGTCAGACGACGGCAACATTCGACTCTGGCGTGCGAATGCCTCCGACCGTAGCGGCATCAAGAGTGCCCGCCAGAGACAGAAATTAGAATATGACCAGGCTCTAATTACCAGGTACTCGCATATGCCTGAAATCCGAAGGATCAAGCGCCAGCGTCATGTGCCAAGAACCGTGAAGAAGGCGGCAGAGATCAAGAGAGAAGAACTTGCTGCTATTAAGAGACGTGAGGAGAATGTTCGCAAGCATGCTAAGAAGGGTGCACTGCCGCCAAGACGGAGTGAGCGTGAgaagatgatcttgacaCACGAGCAATAA
- a CDS encoding proteasome regulatory particle lid subunit RPN6, protein MAPSSTTATRIEEARALAKKDASKAESIYKDILSQGPGSTETSSRDYENALIGLGELYRDEKKPQEIAELIKTSRDTFSSFAKAKTAKLVRQLLDLFSEIPNTLDIQVAVIKSCIDWAVSERRSFLRQNLETRLVAIYMQKQSYYDALTLINSLLRELKRMDDKLMLVEVQLLESRVYHALGNQAKARAALTAARTSAASVYTPPHLQAGLDMQSGMLHAEDKDFTTAFSYFIEALEGYSSLDESDLATAALQYMLLCKIMLNLVDDVTNLLGSKQAQKYASPRLEAMKAVARAHANRSLEEYEKALSDYRYELGSDVFIRNHLRRLYDAMLEQNLIKVIEPFSRVELDHIAKMVGLDTQQVERKLSQMILDKVIVGVLDQGAGCLIVYDETERDQAYDAALETIEKLSNVVEGLYTNQASLLE, encoded by the exons ATGGCGCCTTCATCGACAACAGCGACGCGGATAGAGGAAGCTCGGGCTCTTGCGAAGAAAGATGCTTCCAAGGCTGAGAGTATTTACAAGGACATTCTCTCGCAAGGTCCAGGCTCGACTGAGACCTCGTCGAGAGACTATGAAAATGCTCTGATTGGACTGGGAGAGTTGTATcgggatgagaagaagccacAGGAAATTGCAGAGCTCATCAAAACGAGTCGTGATACTTTCTCATCATTTGCCAAAGCAAAGACTGCGAAGCTCG TTCGCCAACTGCTTGACCTTTTTAGTGAGATTCCGAATACCCTCGATATCCAAGTCGCCGTCATCAAGTCCTGCATCGACTGGGCCGTCTCAGAACGACGGTCCTTCCTCCGACAGAACCTCGAAACCCGACTGGTGGCTATATACATGCAGAAGCAATCTTACTATGATGCCCTTACCCTCATCAATTCTCTCCTACGTGAGCTGAAGCGCATGGATGACAAACTCATGTTGGTTGAGGTGCAGCTGTTAGAGTCAAGGGTGTATCATGCGCTCGGTAACCAAGCCAAGGCACGCGCCGCCTTGACCGCTGCTCGTACATCGGCCGCTTCGGTTTACACACCTCCGCATCTTCAGGCTGGGCTGGACATGCAAAGCGGTATGCTACATGCAGAGGACAAAGACTTCACTACGGCATTTTCCTACTTCATTGAGGCACTCGAGGGATACAGCTCGCTTGATGAGAGTGACTTGGCAACGGCCGCTCTTCAGTATATGCTGCTGTGTAAGATCATGCTGAACCTGGTGGATGATGTCACCAATTTACTGGGTTCTAAGCAAGCACAGAAGTACGCCAGCCCACGACTTGAGGCCATGAAGGCCGTGGCTCGTGCTCATGCCAATCGCTCTCTCGAAGAATACGAGAAGGCTCTTTCAGACTATAGGTACGAACTTGGAAGCGATGTTTTCATCCGTAACCATCTCCGGAGACTGTACGACGCCATGCTGGAACAGAatctcatcaaggtcattgaGCCCTTTAGCCGGGTTGAGCTAGACCATATCGCGAAGATGGTTGGCCTGGATACACAGCAGGTGGAGAGGAAGCTTTCTCAGATGATCCTGGATAAGGTAATCGTCGGGGTCTTGGATCAAGGTGCTGGCTGCCTGATCGTCTATGACGAGACGGAGCGTGACCAGGCCTATGATGCAGCCCTGGAAACAATTGAGAAGCTTAGCAATGTGGTGGAGGGACTGTACACTAACCAGGCATCACTGCTGGAGTGA
- a CDS encoding SWIB/MDM2 domain-containing protein, translated as MNMQPNYARGFPQAAQRSPATPRRGPPAPGPAMPVPMPQHAVPPQYIPPQRNMPHPNDAVQRRSRKPTDKNIPDGIEDVIIGEGVQQYKSLRDLEKRLDASIVRKRLDIQDSISKTVKKYRTMRIWISNTVENQPWQTGAGQNGAAPGSNPGSGRYKVRIEGRLLDDDTDPTAPDHSEDEGENAEENGDTMEHDGQDAEKAKKPAAKRPKQRFSHFFKSITIDFDKSPSSNPEETKTISWTKPQLPANAVTLPPIAEFDSLQFSRASQENLSVTISLVRDEAPERYKLSKELAEVLDVEEETRSGIVLGIWDYIRAMGLQEDEEKRLVRCDHRLRAIFGRDQMFFPQIPESIGPHTSPLDPIKLPYTIRVDEDFHKDPTPTVYDIQVAVEDPLRAKMLALTQNPQYTAGLRQIAALDDQLALIVQALTHSRAKHSFYTALSKDPATFLRRWVNSQRRDLETILGEATRGGGEDGSGPEFRRGGAESVWDTQVAREAVRYMLAKPEAAAAR; from the exons ATGAATATGCAGCCCAACTATGCCCGTGGCTTTCCGCAGGCCGCCCAACGGTCTCCTGCCACGCCTCGTCGCGGACCTCCAGCACCAG GTCCTGCAATGCCTGTACCGATGCCACAGCACGCAGTTCCGCCTCAGTACATCCCTCCTCAGCGTAACATGCCTCATCCTAACGACGCCGTTCAACGTCGCAGTCGGAAGCCCACCGACAAGAATATCCCAGATGGCATCGAGGACGTGATCATCGGGGAAGGAGTACAGCAATACAAGAGCCTTCGTGACCTAGAGAAGCGATTGGATGCCTCCATTGTGCGTAAGAGGCTGGATATTCAGGATTCGATCAGCAAGACTGTCAAGAAATATCGGACAATGCGCATTTGGATCTCCAATACTGTGGAAAATCAGCCATGGCAGACCGGTGCAGGCCAGAATGGAGCAGCCCCAGGAAGCAACCCTGGCTCCGGTCGCTATAAAGTGAGAATTGAGGGTCGGCTTCTGGATGATGACACCGACCCTACAGCGCCTGATCAcagcgaagacgaaggcGAGAACGCCGAGGAGAACGGAGATACTATGGAGCACGATGGACAAGAtgccgagaaggcgaagaaaccTGCTGCTAAACGACCAAAGCAGCGGTTTTCGCATTTCTTCAAGTCGATCACTATCGATTTTGACAAGTCTCCATCTTCGAATCCGGAGGAGACCAAGACTATTAGCTGGACGAAGCCGCAGCTACCGGCAAATGCTGTCACTCTTCCTCCAATTGCGGAATTTGATTCCCTGCAGTTCTCCCGTGCGTCTCAGGAGAATCTAAGCGTCACTATCAGTTTGGTCCGAGACGAGGCCCCTGAACGATACAAGTTAAGCAAGGAGCTGGCTGAGGTGCtagatgttgaagaagagactAGAAGCGGTATCGTTCTAGGTATTTGGGACTATATCCGAGCGATGGGACTtcaagaggatgaggaaaagCGACTAGTACGATGCGATCATCGCTTACGAGCG ATCTTCGGACGGGACCAGATGTTTTTCCCTCAGATCCCCGAAAGCATCGGGCCACACACCAGCCCACTAGATCCGATCAAGCTTCCTTACACGATTCGCGTCGACGAAGATTTTCACAAGGACCCTACGCCAACGGTCTACGACATTCAGGTCGCAGTGGAGGACCCTCTACGTGCCAAAATGCTTGCCTTGACCCAAAACCCTCAATATACAGCGGGATTACGCCAAATTGCTGCTCTAGATGACCAGCTAGCCCTTATTGTCCAAGCTCTAACCCATTCGAGAGCCAAGCACTCTTTCTACACCGCCCTAAGTAAAGACCCTGCCACCTTCTTGCGGCGCTGGGTCAACTCTCAGCGCAGAGATTTGGAAACCATCCTTGGCGAGGCAAcccgcggcggcggcgaggatggCAGTGGGCCGGAATTCAGGAGAGGAGGAGCCGAGAGTGTTTGGGATACACAGGTGGCCAGGGAGGCTGTGCGGTACATGCTTGCCAAACCggaggcagcagcagcacgaTAG